A genomic region of Pseudochaenichthys georgianus chromosome 12, fPseGeo1.2, whole genome shotgun sequence contains the following coding sequences:
- the purg gene encoding purine-rich element-binding protein gamma has product MMADGCCRGMERGRGKIASDSLPRPTYPQQYVQSGSQQQQQQHQQQQQQQQQQQQQQGNDIQELASKRVDIQKKRFYLDVKQSVRGRFLKIAEVWIGRGRHDNIRKSKLTLSMSMAPALRYCLGDFIDYYARIGLRGGLAAQQFEEHSTNGQGRAHDSRRRAQTEPHAALSPGGSAGSVDEHAHRVLKSEFIERDNRKYYLDLKENQRGRFLRIRQTVSKGHGTMGYYGQGIEQTIVLPAQGLIEFRDALSQLIEDYGDSDDRAAARNQDEDPELPEAASFRVDNKRFYFDVGSNRYGIFLKISEVRQPYRNTITVPMKAWARFGENFIRYEEEMRRIFSSNKEKRIDARQDSEEPED; this is encoded by the coding sequence ATGATGGCTGATGGATGTTGCAGAGGGATGGAAAGAGGCAGGGGTAAGATTGCATCAGATTCTTTACCGAGACCCACATATCCTCAGCAATATGTTCAGAGCGgatcccagcagcagcagcagcagcatcagcagcagcagcagcagcagcagcagcagcagcagcagcaaggcAATGACATCCAGGAGTTAGCCTCCAAACGAGTGGACATCCAGAAGAAACGCTTCTACCTGGATGTGAAGCAGAGTGTGCGCGGACGCTTCCTCAAAATCGCCGAGGTGTGGATCGGCAGAGGCCGGCATGACAATATCAGGAAGAGCAAGCTGACGCTGTCCATGTCCATGGCCCCGGCGCTGCGCTACTGCCTGGGGGACTTCATCGATTATTACGCACGGATCGGACTGCGGGGGGGCCTCGCGGCACAGCAGTTCGAGGAGCACAGCACCAACGGCCAGGGCCGCGCGCACGACTCCCGCAGAAGAGCGCAGACTGAGCCGCACGCGGCGCTGTCCCCTGGCGGTTCCGCGGGCTCAGTAGACGAACATGCCCACCGCGTGCTCAAGAGCGAGTTCATCGAGAGGGACAACAGAAAGTATTACCTGGATCTGAAGGAGAACCAGAGAGGGCGATTCCTCCGCATCCGGCAGACTGTCAGCAAAGGACACGGAACCATGGGGTACTACGGTCAGGGCATCGAGCAGACCATCGTGCTGCCCGCGCAGGGGCTCATCGAGTTCCGGGACGCGCTGTCTCAGCTCATCGAGGACTACGGAGACAGCGACGACCGAGCCGCCGCCAGGAACCAAGACGAAGACCCCGAGCTCCCCGAGGCTGCGTCCTTCAGGGTGGACAACAAGAGGTTTTACTTTGACGTCGGTTCCAACCGGTACGGTATCTTTTTAAAAATCAGCGAGGTGCGGCAGCCGTACAGAAACACCATCACCGTCCCCATGAAAGCCTGGGCCAGGTTTGGAGAGAATTTCATCCGGTACGAAGAGGAGATGCGACGAATTTTCTCGTCCAACAAAGAGAAGAGGATAGACGCCCGGCAGGACAGTGAGGAGCCGGAGGACTGA